The Devosia sp. MC521 genome has a segment encoding these proteins:
- a CDS encoding TatD family hydrolase translates to MLIDSHCHLDFEALSNDLDGVLARAEAAGVTGMVTISTRVEKFSTYTDLAERYQNIWCSVGTHPHNAHEELHIQTEDLVRLSTHPRCVAIGEAGLDYFYDNAPREAQAIGLRRHIAAARITGLPLVIHSRAADEDMAAILREETEQGDFPFLLHCFTAGKALAETALELGGYISFSGIITFKNGEEIREVARMVPADRYLVETDAPYLAPIPHRGESNEPSYVRHTAAKVAEVRGISLEQCGVESTANFARLFSKTGLK, encoded by the coding sequence ATGCTGATCGATAGTCACTGCCATCTCGACTTTGAGGCGCTGTCCAATGATTTGGACGGCGTTCTCGCCCGAGCCGAAGCCGCTGGCGTCACCGGAATGGTGACGATTTCCACACGTGTGGAAAAGTTTTCAACATACACAGACCTTGCCGAACGATACCAGAACATCTGGTGTTCCGTTGGGACACATCCGCATAACGCCCACGAAGAACTCCATATTCAAACGGAAGACCTTGTACGGCTAAGTACCCATCCGCGTTGCGTTGCTATCGGCGAAGCCGGTCTCGACTATTTTTACGACAATGCTCCGCGCGAAGCGCAGGCCATCGGATTGCGTCGGCACATTGCAGCAGCTCGGATCACCGGTCTTCCACTGGTTATCCACAGCCGCGCAGCCGATGAGGACATGGCCGCTATCCTGCGCGAAGAAACAGAGCAGGGGGATTTCCCATTCCTTCTGCATTGCTTCACGGCGGGTAAGGCTTTGGCTGAAACTGCGCTAGAGCTGGGCGGCTATATCTCGTTCTCGGGGATCATCACCTTCAAGAACGGCGAGGAAATCCGCGAGGTCGCCAGAATGGTGCCGGCGGATCGTTACCTCGTCGAAACCGACGCGCCTTATCTCGCGCCGATCCCGCATCGGGGCGAAAGCAATGAGCCAAGCTATGTCCGTCACACCGCGGCCAAGGTCGCCGAAGTGCGTGGCATCAGCCTTGAACAGTGCGGCGTGGAAAGCACGGCGAATTTTGCGCGTCTGTTTTCCAAGACCGGGCTCAAATAA
- a CDS encoding methionine ABC transporter ATP-binding protein codes for MAIRLQGVEKTYAARGGNDQVFALRGINLDIPRGNIVGVIGKSGAGKSTLIRLINGLELPTAGKVIVDGVEVSALSEKQLRDERRSIGMIFQHFNLLARRTAYGNVALPLEIAGVPAAEIKKRVLPLLDLVGLADKADRYPSELSGGQKQRVGIARALATKPKVLLSDEATSALDPETTESILALLRQVNAEFNLTVLLITHEMSVIKAVADRVAVIEGGHIVEQGPTYDVFTQPTNATTRKFVSELTGTALPEHIRNRIVSAPAVGKQAYVTLTFKGEGAAQPFLSVLTRRLGLDFGIIQAKVDHIHGKPFGTLVISADATPEKLAALQTEASTLGLETEVLGYA; via the coding sequence ATCGCGATCCGACTGCAAGGCGTAGAGAAGACTTATGCTGCCCGTGGTGGGAATGATCAGGTCTTCGCACTGCGCGGCATCAATCTCGATATCCCGCGTGGGAACATTGTCGGTGTCATCGGCAAGTCCGGCGCCGGCAAGTCGACCCTGATCCGGCTCATCAATGGCCTTGAACTGCCAACCGCGGGTAAGGTCATCGTTGATGGGGTTGAGGTTTCTGCGCTGTCCGAAAAGCAGCTGCGCGATGAACGTCGTTCAATCGGCATGATCTTCCAGCACTTTAACCTGCTGGCGCGACGCACGGCCTATGGCAATGTTGCGTTGCCTCTCGAAATCGCTGGCGTTCCGGCCGCCGAGATCAAAAAGCGCGTCCTGCCGCTGCTCGATCTGGTCGGGCTGGCCGATAAGGCCGATCGCTATCCGTCCGAACTGTCCGGCGGCCAAAAACAACGTGTCGGTATCGCTCGCGCTTTGGCGACCAAGCCCAAGGTTCTGCTGTCGGACGAAGCCACATCAGCGCTCGACCCAGAAACTACGGAATCTATTCTGGCGCTCCTGCGTCAGGTCAATGCCGAGTTTAACCTCACCGTTCTCCTGATCACCCACGAAATGAGCGTGATCAAGGCTGTGGCAGACCGTGTCGCGGTCATCGAAGGCGGTCATATCGTCGAGCAAGGCCCGACCTATGACGTCTTCACCCAGCCAACCAATGCGACGACGCGCAAGTTCGTGTCCGAATTAACAGGCACCGCCCTGCCCGAGCACATCCGCAACCGGATCGTTTCCGCTCCTGCGGTTGGCAAGCAGGCCTATGTCACCCTCACGTTCAAGGGTGAAGGCGCAGCGCAGCCCTTCCTTTCGGTCCTAACCCGCCGCCTAGGTCTCGATTTCGGTATTATTCAAGCCAAGGTCGACCATATCCACGGCAAACCTTTCGGCACACTGGTCATCAGCGCCGACGCAACTCCGGAAAAGCTGGCTGCACTGCAAACAGAGGCCAGCACCTTAGGTCTCGAAACGGAGGTTCTTGGCTATGCTTGA
- a CDS encoding AAA family ATPase, translating into MIDPNAIEDLPLPEQRQLAVGHDKARQAILAQLADHRLPGAIMIHGPEGIGKATLAFELAAAIFTATGDESAERVREQIAAGSHPNLSVLRRRMKEAKGFYTVIRVEDVRELRETLQQTRGRSGHRIAVLDSIDDCNPSAANALLKTLEEPPADTTFFLISHRPGGLLPTIKSRCHNIALRPLSDQLVADVVMNNHPELDASTLDRAVQLAGGRPRRAFETLALAETSPVGALITWLQNPAAMPTEAHLKLGDALGSDPNGPDMSFAREILSDWLASEMRDAAMHGPDRRRLASATELWEKANALLSEADSVNLDFKQTLVVIFDWIRKHSALSANSAEQE; encoded by the coding sequence GTGATCGATCCAAACGCAATCGAAGATCTCCCGCTGCCAGAACAGCGGCAGCTTGCCGTTGGTCATGACAAGGCGCGACAAGCAATTTTGGCGCAATTGGCCGATCACCGCCTACCGGGCGCGATAATGATTCACGGGCCTGAGGGGATCGGAAAAGCCACGCTCGCTTTCGAGTTGGCTGCTGCGATATTTACCGCCACTGGCGATGAAAGCGCCGAGCGCGTACGCGAGCAAATCGCGGCTGGCTCGCATCCGAACCTGAGCGTGCTTCGACGCCGAATGAAGGAGGCTAAGGGGTTCTATACGGTGATCCGCGTCGAAGATGTGCGTGAGCTGCGCGAAACCTTGCAGCAGACGCGCGGTCGCTCGGGGCATCGTATCGCTGTTCTTGACTCGATCGACGACTGCAATCCATCCGCTGCCAATGCTCTGCTCAAGACACTCGAAGAGCCGCCAGCAGACACGACCTTCTTCCTGATTTCCCATCGCCCCGGTGGCCTGCTGCCGACGATCAAATCGCGCTGCCACAATATCGCTCTCCGTCCGCTGAGTGATCAGCTTGTGGCAGATGTGGTGATGAACAATCATCCTGAGCTTGATGCTTCAACCCTAGACCGCGCCGTGCAATTGGCAGGCGGTCGCCCGCGTCGGGCGTTTGAAACACTGGCTCTCGCTGAAACTTCCCCCGTTGGGGCGCTGATCACATGGCTGCAGAACCCGGCCGCCATGCCAACAGAAGCGCACCTAAAACTCGGTGACGCGCTTGGGAGTGATCCCAATGGCCCCGATATGTCCTTTGCGCGCGAGATCCTGAGTGATTGGCTGGCATCAGAAATGCGCGATGCGGCAATGCACGGGCCAGATCGTAGGCGACTTGCCTCCGCAACTGAGCTATGGGAGAAGGCAAACGCGCTTCTGTCCGAGGCCGATAGTGTCAATCTTGATTTCAAGCAGACACTGGTCGTGATCTTCGATTGGATCCGGAAGCATAGCGCCCTGTCCGCAAATTCCGCTGAGCAAGAATGA
- a CDS encoding sugar ABC transporter permease: MTAIETGATRIVVPVNPKKSRIAAREARTALFFLLPGLIGMILFLVLPILASVVLSFTNWKLLGTPEFVGFANYQRLLTADPQFWPVLRNTLFFTVEYLILNLVISLALATWISSAKFGQKWFRVIFFLPTFTPGIAVSIVWLLIFMPGGFFDGVMQAISVTMPNMLTNQGLAMQAVIIVSLWAGVGYNTVLFNAALDMVPQSYLEAARIDGATAWDRFWKIRLPLISPTLFFGMVMTAISSLQVFDQIYVMTRGGPGNATATLGYAIYQRGFQNFQMGYASTIAWVMFAMIMALTAFQFWLQRKWVHYDN, encoded by the coding sequence ATGACAGCGATAGAAACGGGCGCAACGCGCATAGTTGTGCCAGTGAACCCCAAGAAGAGCCGCATTGCGGCGCGGGAAGCCCGCACAGCATTGTTCTTCCTGCTGCCCGGCCTCATCGGCATGATCCTCTTCCTTGTGCTCCCCATTCTGGCCTCGGTGGTTCTGAGTTTCACCAATTGGAAGCTCCTTGGCACGCCAGAGTTCGTTGGTTTCGCCAATTATCAACGTCTGCTCACTGCTGATCCGCAGTTTTGGCCCGTTCTGCGCAACACCTTGTTCTTCACGGTCGAGTATCTGATCCTCAACCTCGTGATTTCATTGGCCCTTGCGACATGGATATCGAGCGCCAAGTTCGGCCAGAAATGGTTCCGGGTCATCTTCTTTCTCCCCACCTTCACGCCCGGCATTGCTGTCTCCATAGTGTGGCTGCTGATCTTCATGCCGGGCGGTTTTTTTGATGGGGTGATGCAGGCCATTTCCGTCACCATGCCAAACATGCTGACCAATCAAGGTCTGGCCATGCAGGCCGTGATCATCGTCTCGCTTTGGGCTGGCGTCGGCTACAACACGGTCTTGTTCAATGCTGCGCTCGATATGGTTCCTCAAAGCTACCTTGAGGCAGCGCGTATTGATGGAGCTACCGCTTGGGACCGGTTCTGGAAGATCCGCCTCCCCTTGATTTCCCCTACGCTGTTTTTTGGCATGGTGATGACGGCGATTTCCTCGCTGCAGGTGTTTGATCAGATCTATGTCATGACCCGCGGCGGTCCCGGCAATGCCACGGCGACCCTGGGCTACGCCATCTACCAGCGTGGCTTCCAGAACTTCCAGATGGGCTATGCCTCAACGATCGCGTGGGTGATGTTTGCCATGATCATGGCGCTCACCGCCTTCCAATTCTGGCTACAGCGCAAGTGGGTGCACTATGACAACTAA
- a CDS encoding methionine ABC transporter permease, giving the protein MLEIFSPQMLNLFWNSLVQTFHMVLVSGIVGTAIGLPLGVFLATSQKGELFAAPALNAILGLIVNAARSTPFIILVVAIVPLTRLIAGTSIGTTAAIVPLTIAAAPFIARIIEGAIRGVDRGLIEAARSMGASPLQIVQKVLLPEALPAITLGLTLTIVSLIGFSAMVGAVGGGGLGDLGIRFGYQRFMPDVMLAVVLVLIVIVQSVQSLGDFLANRFDKRSRH; this is encoded by the coding sequence ATGCTTGAGATCTTCTCGCCTCAAATGCTGAACCTGTTCTGGAATAGCCTTGTCCAGACGTTCCACATGGTCTTGGTGTCCGGCATCGTCGGGACGGCTATCGGTTTGCCGCTGGGCGTCTTTCTGGCGACCAGCCAAAAGGGCGAACTGTTTGCGGCCCCTGCCCTCAACGCCATTCTTGGCCTTATCGTCAACGCCGCGCGTTCGACCCCATTTATCATTCTCGTCGTCGCCATCGTGCCGCTGACCCGACTTATCGCGGGGACCTCCATCGGCACCACGGCAGCGATTGTCCCTCTCACAATCGCAGCTGCGCCCTTTATCGCCCGCATCATCGAAGGCGCTATTCGTGGCGTTGACCGCGGCCTGATCGAAGCGGCCCGTTCAATGGGCGCAAGCCCTCTGCAGATCGTGCAAAAGGTCCTCCTCCCAGAGGCGCTTCCTGCCATCACCCTCGGCCTGACCCTGACCATTGTGAGCCTCATTGGCTTCTCGGCCATGGTCGGCGCTGTTGGTGGTGGTGGTTTGGGCGATCTGGGTATTCGTTTTGGTTATCAGCGCTTTATGCCAGACGTCATGTTGGCTGTGGTGCTGGTGCTCATCGTCATTGTCCAGAGCGTACAAAGCCTGGGCGACTTCCTCGCAAACCGCTTCGACAAGCGGTCGCGTCATTAA
- a CDS encoding MetQ/NlpA family ABC transporter substrate-binding protein, translating into MSLKTFTAALIAGASLIAAPAFAEDVKIGVTPGPHAQIMEQVKPIFEAKGHTLEILEFSDYVIPNEALSTGDLTANSFQHQPYLDNQIADRGYKIETVAVTVNFPIAVYSDKFEKFEDLPEGAKIGLPNDPTNGGRVLLLLESAGLIKLKEGVGTKASVIDVIENPKNVQFLEIDAAQLARTLPDLDAAGINTNYAEDAGLDPVNGSILRESPTGPYVNVIAVRSEDKDLQWVKDLVASYHNDEIKAFIETEFKGSILAGW; encoded by the coding sequence ATGAGCCTCAAGACTTTTACTGCTGCCCTGATCGCTGGTGCATCGCTGATCGCAGCCCCAGCCTTTGCTGAAGACGTCAAGATTGGCGTCACCCCTGGCCCACACGCCCAGATCATGGAACAGGTTAAGCCGATCTTCGAAGCCAAGGGGCACACCTTGGAAATCCTGGAGTTCTCGGATTACGTCATTCCGAACGAAGCGCTGTCGACCGGCGACCTCACCGCCAACTCGTTCCAGCACCAGCCATACCTCGACAACCAGATCGCTGATCGCGGCTACAAGATCGAAACCGTCGCTGTCACCGTGAACTTCCCGATCGCCGTTTACTCGGACAAGTTCGAGAAGTTTGAAGACCTGCCAGAAGGCGCAAAGATCGGCCTCCCGAACGACCCAACCAATGGCGGTCGTGTTCTGCTGCTTCTGGAATCCGCTGGCCTGATCAAGCTCAAGGAAGGCGTTGGTACGAAGGCTTCGGTGATCGACGTTATCGAAAACCCGAAGAACGTGCAGTTCCTCGAAATCGACGCTGCTCAGCTCGCGCGCACTCTGCCCGATCTGGATGCTGCTGGCATCAACACCAATTACGCTGAAGACGCTGGTCTCGACCCAGTCAACGGTTCGATCCTGCGCGAAAGCCCAACCGGCCCATACGTAAACGTCATTGCCGTCCGTTCGGAAGACAAGGACTTGCAGTGGGTCAAGGATCTGGTCGCGTCCTACCACAACGATGAAATCAAGGCGTTCATCGAAACCGAATTCAAGGGTTCGATACTCGCAGGCTGGTAA
- the metG gene encoding methionine--tRNA ligase — MTKPFYVTTAISYPNGAPHIGHAYEMIATDAIARWKRLEGRDVYFLTGTDEHGIKMVQTAAAKGVSVRELADENSAQFQKLAGLLNLSNDDFIRTTEERHHKSAQAIWKQMEASHNGDIFQSTYKGWYSVRDEAYFDEAELTEKDGKRFAPSGAEVEWVEEPTYFFRLSAYQDRLLKLYEENPDFIAPKERRNEIISFVKGGLQDLSVSRTTFDWGIPVPGAEGHVMYVWVDALTNYITGVGYPDEQSELFKKFWPADLHVIGKDIIRFHTVYWPAFLMSAGLPVQHRVFAHGFLTVDGQKMSKSLGNVIDPFELVETFGPDAVRYFFLREVSFGNDGDYSHEKLVNRVNADLANNLGNLAQRSLSMINKNCEAKVPTPGPLTAEDEALITEVSQALEVAQKAMDEQLVHEATGAIIAALSSANNYFAGQEPWALKKTDFARMETVLFVTADTVRRLAIPMQAFVPASATRLLDQLGVPNDQRSLEAAKTQNSLVSGTELPVPQGVFARVEKPAE; from the coding sequence ATGACCAAGCCCTTTTACGTCACGACCGCGATTTCCTATCCCAATGGCGCCCCACACATCGGGCATGCCTATGAAATGATCGCGACTGACGCCATCGCGCGTTGGAAGCGTCTGGAAGGGCGCGATGTCTATTTCCTCACCGGCACGGACGAGCACGGCATCAAGATGGTGCAGACCGCTGCCGCCAAGGGTGTTTCTGTTCGCGAGCTGGCGGATGAGAACTCAGCGCAGTTCCAGAAGCTGGCAGGACTGCTCAACCTCTCTAACGACGATTTCATTCGCACCACCGAAGAGCGTCACCATAAGAGCGCGCAGGCCATCTGGAAGCAGATGGAAGCGAGCCACAATGGCGATATCTTCCAGTCCACCTATAAAGGCTGGTATTCGGTTCGCGACGAAGCTTATTTCGACGAAGCTGAGCTGACCGAAAAGGACGGCAAGCGCTTTGCTCCGTCGGGCGCGGAAGTGGAATGGGTCGAAGAGCCTACTTATTTCTTCCGTCTCTCGGCTTATCAGGATCGCCTCCTCAAGCTCTATGAAGAGAACCCAGACTTCATCGCGCCGAAGGAACGTCGCAATGAAATTATCTCCTTCGTAAAGGGCGGGTTACAGGACCTTTCGGTTTCGCGCACTACCTTTGATTGGGGTATTCCGGTTCCGGGCGCTGAAGGCCACGTGATGTATGTGTGGGTCGATGCGCTCACCAACTATATCACCGGCGTTGGCTATCCGGACGAGCAGAGCGAGCTGTTCAAAAAATTCTGGCCCGCTGACCTGCACGTCATCGGCAAGGACATCATTCGCTTCCACACCGTCTACTGGCCAGCTTTCCTGATGAGCGCCGGTCTGCCTGTGCAGCACCGCGTCTTCGCCCACGGCTTCCTGACCGTTGACGGCCAGAAGATGAGCAAGTCGCTCGGCAATGTGATCGACCCGTTCGAGCTGGTCGAAACCTTTGGTCCAGATGCTGTTCGCTACTTCTTCTTGCGCGAAGTGTCTTTCGGCAATGACGGCGACTACAGCCACGAAAAGCTGGTCAATCGCGTCAATGCAGATCTCGCCAACAACCTTGGCAACCTTGCCCAGCGTTCGCTGTCGATGATCAACAAAAACTGCGAAGCGAAGGTCCCTACGCCAGGGCCGTTGACTGCTGAGGATGAAGCTCTCATCACCGAAGTGAGCCAAGCGCTTGAGGTGGCACAAAAAGCGATGGATGAGCAGCTTGTGCATGAAGCAACTGGTGCGATCATCGCTGCACTTAGCTCCGCTAATAACTATTTTGCTGGCCAAGAGCCGTGGGCACTGAAGAAGACTGATTTCGCCCGCATGGAAACGGTTCTGTTTGTTACCGCAGATACTGTCCGTCGATTAGCAATCCCCATGCAGGCGTTCGTGCCTGCGTCGGCGACCCGCCTTCTTGATCAGTTGGGTGTGCCAAATGATCAGCGTTCTCTGGAGGCCGCTAAGACCCAGAATAGTCTTGTTTCGGGCACCGAACTGCCGGTTCCGCAGGGCGTCTTTGCGCGCGTCGAGAAGCCTGCTGAATAA
- a CDS encoding MBL fold metallo-hydrolase has protein sequence MAKPDRIIATILGCASSGGVPRLGNIWGACDPLEPRNRRTRCALLVEAWQNGVDEPTRVLIDTGADMREQLLAANVGRLDAVLYSHEHADHTHGIDDLRVLALQSRKRVAVYYSEACGERLNLAFGYCFKTPAGSSYPPILDAHVIADGDTVSIDGPGGTIDFLAFDMVHGDIMCFGFRVEDFAYCCDLSALPQSSEAGMTALKTLIIDALRPTPHPSHLSLPEALDMIERFAPQQGILTNLHIDLDYHTTDDETPPNVTPAFDGMCIDVLTGHILNR, from the coding sequence ATGGCCAAACCCGACCGGATCATCGCGACCATTCTGGGATGCGCATCATCCGGCGGCGTGCCGCGTTTAGGCAATATCTGGGGCGCGTGTGATCCACTCGAGCCCCGCAACCGCCGTACCCGTTGCGCCTTGCTGGTTGAGGCCTGGCAGAACGGCGTGGATGAACCGACGCGCGTGCTCATCGACACCGGCGCTGATATGCGCGAGCAATTGCTTGCTGCAAATGTGGGGCGTCTTGATGCCGTGCTGTATTCGCATGAGCATGCCGACCACACTCATGGGATCGACGACCTGCGCGTGCTGGCACTACAGAGCCGCAAGCGGGTCGCCGTTTATTACTCTGAGGCGTGCGGCGAACGCCTGAATCTTGCGTTCGGCTATTGCTTTAAAACTCCTGCAGGCAGTTCCTACCCGCCAATTCTCGACGCCCACGTCATTGCCGATGGTGACACCGTGAGCATTGACGGGCCGGGCGGCACAATCGACTTTCTCGCCTTTGACATGGTCCACGGCGATATTATGTGCTTCGGGTTCCGCGTCGAAGATTTTGCTTATTGCTGCGATCTCTCAGCACTGCCGCAAAGCTCCGAGGCTGGCATGACCGCGCTCAAGACGTTGATTATCGATGCTTTGCGACCGACACCCCACCCGAGCCATTTGAGCCTGCCCGAAGCCTTGGACATGATCGAGCGCTTTGCCCCGCAGCAAGGCATTCTCACCAATCTGCACATTGACCTCGACTATCACACGACGGACGACGAAACGCCGCCCAATGTGACGCCTGCCTTTGATGGCATGTGCATCGATGTGCTGACCGGCCACATTCTCAATCGCTGA
- a CDS encoding carbohydrate ABC transporter permease produces the protein MTTKRENLHFTPAELVSHVLLIIVALIFLFPFFWMVSNAVRSNVEVLATPVRLIPHQFEWDNFVRAWTELPFGRFFLNSMIVAVSVTIITVIVSCLSGYAFARLNFPGRDLLLMGYLGTLMVPGIMLIIPLFLIVNALGMVNTFQGVILPVAFGTFGAFLMRQFFLSIPMELEEAARIDGASRLRILISIIVPLSMPAIGLLSLFTFIGQWNNFLWPLIVMTGTENATLPVGLTQFQTQAGTQWNFIMAGATLSMVPGIALAILLQKLIYKSIALNAGMGGR, from the coding sequence ATGACAACTAAGCGCGAAAACCTGCACTTTACCCCGGCCGAACTGGTCAGCCATGTGTTGCTGATCATCGTGGCACTCATCTTCCTCTTCCCATTCTTCTGGATGGTGTCCAATGCCGTGCGCTCCAATGTGGAGGTTCTGGCAACACCCGTACGCCTGATCCCCCATCAGTTCGAATGGGACAATTTCGTGCGGGCTTGGACCGAGTTGCCGTTCGGGCGGTTTTTTCTCAACAGCATGATTGTCGCCGTGAGTGTGACCATCATCACCGTCATTGTTTCGTGCCTATCTGGTTACGCGTTTGCCCGACTGAACTTCCCCGGGCGCGACCTCTTGCTGATGGGCTACCTTGGCACGCTTATGGTTCCGGGGATCATGCTGATCATTCCGCTGTTTCTTATCGTCAACGCACTGGGCATGGTGAACACGTTCCAAGGGGTTATCCTACCCGTTGCCTTCGGCACCTTCGGCGCGTTTCTCATGCGGCAGTTCTTCCTCTCCATACCCATGGAGCTTGAGGAGGCTGCACGCATAGATGGCGCCTCGCGTTTGCGTATCCTCATCTCCATTATCGTGCCGCTCTCCATGCCAGCGATCGGCCTGCTGTCGCTCTTCACCTTCATTGGTCAATGGAACAACTTCCTCTGGCCGCTGATCGTCATGACCGGCACCGAGAATGCCACGCTGCCTGTGGGGTTGACCCAATTTCAAACCCAAGCGGGTACGCAATGGAACTTCATCATGGCGGGCGCGACCCTGTCCATGGTGCCAGGCATTGCTCTCGCTATTCTGCTCCAAAAACTCATCTACAAGTCCATCGCACTCAATGCCGGCATGGGCGGTCGATAG
- the ugpC gene encoding sn-glycerol-3-phosphate ABC transporter ATP-binding protein UgpC — translation MASVSIRNVVKAYGAAQVLHGVSVNAEDGEFVVLVGPSGCGKSTLLRMIAGLETITDGEIAIGDRVVNDLEPKERDIAMVFQSYALYPHMTVYDNMAFSLKLAKKSKTDIASEVNRAAEILHLQPLLDRYPRQLSGGQRQRVAMGRAIVRNPAVFLFDEPLSNLDAKLRVQMRSEIKALHSRLGATMIYVTHDQMEAMTMADRIVVMRAGVIEQVGSPLDIYDQPANSFVASFIGSPAMNFLIGQVDATNEPVLVDADGLRWPLPASARGLHGKSITAGIRPEHIALGDGPISGTLQSIEPTGAETHLVVHAGAHDLTVLTRDRLFGSIGSPMSVRTDVSKMILFDTTSGHRIGDIPS, via the coding sequence ATGGCCAGTGTTTCAATTCGTAATGTCGTCAAGGCCTACGGCGCTGCCCAGGTATTGCATGGGGTGTCCGTCAACGCCGAGGATGGCGAGTTCGTGGTGCTCGTGGGACCATCGGGCTGCGGAAAGTCGACCCTGCTGCGTATGATCGCGGGTCTCGAAACCATCACTGATGGCGAAATTGCCATAGGCGATCGCGTGGTCAATGACCTCGAACCCAAAGAGCGCGACATCGCGATGGTGTTCCAGAGCTACGCGCTCTACCCGCACATGACCGTTTACGACAACATGGCGTTTTCCCTAAAACTCGCCAAAAAGAGCAAGACTGACATTGCGTCAGAGGTGAACCGCGCCGCCGAAATCCTCCACCTTCAACCTCTGCTGGATCGCTACCCGCGCCAATTGTCCGGCGGCCAAAGGCAGCGTGTTGCGATGGGACGCGCCATTGTGCGTAATCCTGCTGTGTTTCTTTTTGACGAACCCCTGTCCAATCTCGACGCCAAGTTGCGCGTTCAAATGCGAAGTGAAATCAAAGCGCTGCATAGCCGCCTCGGCGCGACAATGATCTATGTCACCCATGACCAGATGGAAGCTATGACGATGGCAGACCGCATCGTGGTCATGCGCGCTGGCGTCATTGAACAAGTTGGCTCGCCCTTAGATATCTACGATCAACCGGCCAATAGTTTCGTCGCCAGCTTCATTGGGTCGCCTGCAATGAACTTTCTCATTGGGCAGGTTGATGCAACGAACGAACCCGTCTTGGTTGACGCAGATGGGCTTCGTTGGCCGCTTCCAGCTAGCGCGCGTGGCCTACACGGAAAATCCATTACCGCAGGCATACGTCCCGAGCACATCGCGCTTGGCGACGGGCCAATCTCCGGCACGTTGCAGAGCATAGAACCGACCGGGGCGGAAACCCATCTCGTTGTGCACGCTGGTGCGCATGATCTCACCGTACTCACACGGGATCGCTTGTTCGGATCAATTGGCTCACCAATGTCTGTGCGCACCGATGTATCGAAGATGATACTCTTCGATACGACCAGTGGTCACCGCATCGGTGATATCCCTTCCTAA